One genomic window of Choloepus didactylus isolate mChoDid1 chromosome 27, mChoDid1.pri, whole genome shotgun sequence includes the following:
- the RAB4B gene encoding ras-related protein Rab-4B, with protein MSFVPPPACRVRQSLPSGSVAWYTAALVARAGGEWRRKWRRRARGVGRSRDCSRSGAAASEEQARPRRHIATLSGRDRVMAETYDFLFKFLVIGSAGTGKSCLLHQFIENKFKQDSNHTIGVEFGSRVVNVGGKTVKLQIWDTAGQERFRSVTRSYYRGAAGALLVYDITSRETYNSLAAWLTDARTLASPNIVVILCGNKKDLDPEREVTFLEASRFAQENELMFLETSALTGENVEEAFLKCARTILNKIDSGELDPERMGSGIQYGDASLRQLRQPRSAQAVAPQPCGC; from the exons atgtcttttgtcccgCCCCCTGCCTGCCGAGTCCGCCAATCCCTCCCTTCGGGAAGCGTGGCCTGGTATACCGCTGCCCTAGTGGCTCGCGCCGGTGGGGAGTGGAGGCGGAAGTGGCGGCGCCGGGCCCGGGGAGTAGGAAGGAGCCGGGACTGCAGCCGGAGTGGAGCGGCTGCCAGCGAGGAGCAGGCGCGGCCGCGGCGCCATATTGCGACCCTAAGCGGCCGTGACCGAGTCATGGCCGAGACCTACG ACTTCCTCTTCAAATTCCTGGTGATCGGCAGTGCAGGAACTGGCAAGTCATGTCTCCTTCATCAGTTCATCGAGAATAAGT TCAAGCAGGACTCCAACCACACGATCGGCGTGGAGTTTGGATCCCGGGTGGTCAACGTGGGCGGGAAGACAGTGAAGCTACAGATCTGGGACACAGCCGGCCAGGAGCGGTTTCG GTCGGTGACACGGAGCTATTACCGAGGGGCAGCCGGAGCCCTGCTGGTGTACGACATCACCAG CCGGGAGACATACAACTCGCTGGCCGCCTGGCTGACGGACGCCCGCACGCTGGCCAGCCCCAACATCGTGGTCATCCTCTGTGGCAACAAGAAGGACCTGGACCCTGAGCGCGAGGTCACTTTCCTGGAGGCCTCCCGCTTTGCGCAGGAGAACG AGCTGATGTTTCTGGAGACCAGTGCTCTCACGGGTGAGAACGTGGAGGAAGCCTTCCTGAAGTGTGCCCGCACCATCCTGAACAAGATCGACTCAG GTGAGCTAGACCCCGAGAGGATGGGCTCGGGGATTCAGTACGGTGATGCTTCCCTTCGCCAACTGCGGCAGCCTCGGAGTGCCCAGGCTGTGGCCCCTCAGCCCTGTGGCTGCTGA
- the MIA gene encoding melanoma-derived growth regulatory protein: MAWSPAFLGVIVLLSTFPRPSVEGRPMPKLADRKLCADEECSYPISMAVALQDYVAPDCRFLTIHRGQVVYVFSKLKGRGRLFWGGSVQGDYYGDLAARLGYFPSSIVREDQTLKPGKIDVKTDKWDFYCQ, from the exons ATGGCTTGGTCTCCAGCTTTCCTCGGTGTCATCGTCTTGCTGTCCACCTTCCCACGGCCAAGTGTGGAGGGCCGCCCCATGCCCAAGCTAGCCGACCGAAAGCTGTGCGCGGATGAAGAATGCAGCT acCCCATCTCCATGGCGGTGGCCCTTCAGGACTACGTGGCCCCCGATTGCCGTTTCCTGACCATACACAGGGGCCAAGTTGTGTATGTGTTTTCCAAGCTGAAGGGCCGTGGGCGGCTCTTCTGGGGAGGCAGT GTCCAGGGAGATTACTATGGAGACCTGGCTGCCCGCCTAGGCTATTTCCCCAGTAGCATTGTCCGTGAGGACCAGACCCTGAAACCTGGCAAAATCGATGTGAAGACAGAT aagtgGGATTTCTACTGCCAGTGA
- the SNRPA gene encoding U1 small nuclear ribonucleoprotein A yields MAVPETRPNHTIYINNLNEKIKKDELKKSLYAIFSQFGQILDILVSRSLKMRGQAFVIFKEVSSATNALRSMQGFPFYDKPMRIQYAKTDSDIIAKMKGTFVERDRKREKRKPKSQDTPAAKKAVQGGAAAPVVGAVQGPVPGMPPMTQAPRIMHHMPGQPPYMPPPGMIPPPGLAPGQIPPGAMPPQQLMPGQMPPAQPLSENPPNHILFLTNLPEETNELMLSMLFNQFPGFKEVRLVPGRHDIAFVEFDNEVQAGAARDALQGFKITQNNAMKISFAKK; encoded by the exons ATGGCAGTTCCCGAGACCCGCCCCAACCACACTATTTATATCAACAACCTCAACGAGAAGATCAAAAAGGATG AGCTGAAGAAGTCGCTGTACGCCATCTTCTCCCAGTTTGGCCAGATCCTGGATATCCTGGTGTCCCGGAGCCTGAAGATGAGGGGCCAAGCCTTTGTCATCTTCAAGGAGGTCAGCAGCGCCACCAACGCCCTGCGCTCCATGCAGGGCTTCCCCTTCTATGACAAGCCCATG CGAATCCAGTATGCCAAGACTGACTCGGATATTATTGCCAAGATGAAGGGCACTTTCGTGGAGCGGGACCGTAAGCGGGAGAAGAGGAAGCCCAAGAGTCAAGATACCCCAGCTGCCAAGAAGGCTGTGCAGGGTGGGGCGGCTGCCCCCGTGGTAGGGGCCGTCCAGGGGCCTGTCCCG GGCATGCCACCGATGACGCAGGCACCCCGCATCATGCACCACATGCCGGGCCAGCCTCCCTACATGCCACCCCCTGGCATGATCCCGCCACCTGGCCTTGCCCCTGGCCAGATCCCACCAGGGGCCATGCCCCCGCAGCAGCTTATGCCGGGACAGATGCCTCCTGCCCAGCCC CTCTCGGAAAATCCACCAAACCACATCTTGTTCCTCACCAACCTGCCAGAAGAGACCAACGAGCTCATGCTGTCTATGCTTTTCAACCA GTTCCCTGGCTTCAAGGAGGTTCGGTTGGTCCCCGGGCGGCACGACATTGCCTTTGTGGAGTTTGACAATGAGGTGCAAGCAGGGGCTGCTCGCGATGCCCTACAGGGCTTCAAGATCACCCAGAACAATGCCATGAAGATCTCCTTTGCCAAGAAGTAG
- the C27H19orf54 gene encoding UPF0692 protein C19orf54 homolog isoform X1, producing the protein MLFSPRDPCPSKCPCTQGPHYATSSPNPEPPRLRFSTSSLEPPGPYPSTTPTTPSTPSTPCHGDSAASCVWHGKESAPEGGLGEGRPSPQGHRGHQEAPEGAQGPEGAPNWGPGALGFCLAPWLALGWKYFRGDLQWILFCADLPSLIQEGPQCGLVALWMAGMLLASPSGTPLESLMQVAKDRGYTAQGEMFSVADMGRLAQEVLGCQAELLCGGLGGPNRDRVLQHLVAGHPLLIPYDEDSNHEPCQRKGHKAHWAVSAGQELALPAVGLQPAPGEQPAADGLLALAGCRWPNVCGARRRGARRPLWPGPAPQTTGPQSPARCGPEEPGHAGPGHRHHLRRLSPSVKQHRDWAGSLRPPAQKFLTRPPIHPVLPEPGHHPAPPKPVTISVEPADKVPLQGRLSSGIATCPPRCT; encoded by the exons ATGCTCTTCTCCCCTAGAGACCCCTGTCCCTCAAAGTGCCCCTGCACTCAAGGCCCCCATTATGCCACCTCCTCCCCCAACCCAGAGCCCCCCAGACTTAGATTTTCCACCTCCTCCCTTGAGCCTCCAGGTCCTTAtccctccaccacccccaccaccccctctaccccctccaccccctgccACGGGGACAGCGCCGCCTCATGTGTTTGGCATGGAAAAGAGTCGGCTCCTGAAGGAGGCCTTGGAGAAGGCAGGCCCAGTCCTCAAGGGCACAGAGGACATCAAGAGGCTCCTGAAGGTGCACAAGGACCG GAGGGTGCCCCAAACTGGGGACCGGGagccctgggcttctgtcttgctCCCTGGCTGGCCTTGGGATGGAAATA TTTCAGAGGTGACTTGCAGTGGATCCTCTTCTGTGCTGACCTGCCCTCCCTCATCCAGGAAGGCCCTCA GTGCGGACTGGTGGCCTTGTGGATGGCGGGCATGCTCCTGGCATCCCCCAGCGGCACTCCCCTGGAGAGCCTCATGCAGGTGGCCAAGGACAGAGGCTACACCGCCCAGGGGGAGATGTTCTCGG TGGCTGACATGGGCCGCCTGGCCCAGGAGGTGCTGGGCTGCCAGGCTGAGCTGCTCTGCGGCGGCCTGGGTGGTCCCAACAGAGACCGCGTCCTGCAGCACCTTGTCGCCGGACACCCCCTGCTCATCCC CTACGACGAGGACTCCAACCACGAGCCGTGTCAGAGGAAGGGCCACAAGGCCCACTGGGCAGTGAGTGCAG GGCAAGAGTTGGCACTACCAGCTGTGGGACTACAACCAGCTCCGGGAGAGCAACCTGCAGCTGACGGACTTCTCGCCCTCGCGGGCTGCCGATGGCCGAATGTATGTGGTGCCCGCCGGCGGGGTGCGCGCCGGCCTCTGTGGCCAGGCCCTGCTCCTCAGACCACGGGACCCCAGTCACCAGCCCGCTGCGGCCCTGAAGAGCCAGGCCACGCAGGGCCTGGGCACCGCCACCATTTGAGGAGACTGTCACCTTCTGTGAAGCAGCACAGGGATTGGGCTGGATCTCTGAGGCCACCAGCCCAGAAATTCCTCACGCGGCCCCCCATTCATCCAGTCCTGCCCGAACCTGGACATCATCCTGCTCCCCCCAAGCCTGTCACCATCAGTGTGGAGCCAGCAGACAAGGTCCCTCTCCAGGGGAGACTCAGCTCAGGCATCGCGACCTGCCCGCCCCGCTGCACCTGA
- the C27H19orf54 gene encoding UPF0692 protein C19orf54 homolog isoform X2, whose protein sequence is MLFSPRDPCPSKCPCTQGPHYATSSPNPEPPRLRFSTSSLEPPGPYPSTTPTTPSTPSTPCHGDSAASCVWHGKESAPEGGLGEGRPSPQGHRGHQEAPEGAQGPEGAPNWGPGALGFCLAPWLALGWKYFRGDLQWILFCADLPSLIQEGPQCGLVALWMAGMLLASPSGTPLESLMQVAKDRGYTAQGEMFSVADMGRLAQEVLGCQAELLCGGLGGPNRDRVLQHLVAGHPLLIPYDEDSNHEPCQRKGHKAHWAVSAGVLLGVQSVPSHGYAEDPELAGLFHPVPGIPCQPPSLPEEGSPGAVYLLSKQGKSWHYQLWDYNQLRESNLQLTDFSPSRAADGRMYVVPAGGVRAGLCGQALLLRPRDPSHQPAAALKSQATQGLGTATI, encoded by the exons ATGCTCTTCTCCCCTAGAGACCCCTGTCCCTCAAAGTGCCCCTGCACTCAAGGCCCCCATTATGCCACCTCCTCCCCCAACCCAGAGCCCCCCAGACTTAGATTTTCCACCTCCTCCCTTGAGCCTCCAGGTCCTTAtccctccaccacccccaccaccccctctaccccctccaccccctgccACGGGGACAGCGCCGCCTCATGTGTTTGGCATGGAAAAGAGTCGGCTCCTGAAGGAGGCCTTGGAGAAGGCAGGCCCAGTCCTCAAGGGCACAGAGGACATCAAGAGGCTCCTGAAGGTGCACAAGGACCG GAGGGTGCCCCAAACTGGGGACCGGGagccctgggcttctgtcttgctCCCTGGCTGGCCTTGGGATGGAAATA TTTCAGAGGTGACTTGCAGTGGATCCTCTTCTGTGCTGACCTGCCCTCCCTCATCCAGGAAGGCCCTCA GTGCGGACTGGTGGCCTTGTGGATGGCGGGCATGCTCCTGGCATCCCCCAGCGGCACTCCCCTGGAGAGCCTCATGCAGGTGGCCAAGGACAGAGGCTACACCGCCCAGGGGGAGATGTTCTCGG TGGCTGACATGGGCCGCCTGGCCCAGGAGGTGCTGGGCTGCCAGGCTGAGCTGCTCTGCGGCGGCCTGGGTGGTCCCAACAGAGACCGCGTCCTGCAGCACCTTGTCGCCGGACACCCCCTGCTCATCCC CTACGACGAGGACTCCAACCACGAGCCGTGTCAGAGGAAGGGCCACAAGGCCCACTGGGCAGTGAGTGCAG GGGTCCTGCTGGGTGTGCAGAGTGTGCCAAGCCACGGCTATGCCGAGGACCCTGAGCTGGCAGGCCTGTTCCACCCAGTGCCAGGCATACCCTGCCAGCCACCAAGCCTGCCAGAGGAAGGTTCCCCGGGAGCTGTCTACCTTCTCTCCAAACAGGGCAAGAGTTGGCACTACCAGCTGTGGGACTACAACCAGCTCCGGGAGAGCAACCTGCAGCTGACGGACTTCTCGCCCTCGCGGGCTGCCGATGGCCGAATGTATGTGGTGCCCGCCGGCGGGGTGCGCGCCGGCCTCTGTGGCCAGGCCCTGCTCCTCAGACCACGGGACCCCAGTCACCAGCCCGCTGCGGCCCTGAAGAGCCAGGCCACGCAGGGCCTGGGCACCGCCACCATTTGA
- the C27H19orf54 gene encoding UPF0692 protein C19orf54 homolog isoform X3, with translation MEKSRLLKEALEKAGPVLKGTEDIKRLLKVHKDRFRGDLQWILFCADLPSLIQEGPQCGLVALWMAGMLLASPSGTPLESLMQVAKDRGYTAQGEMFSVADMGRLAQEVLGCQAELLCGGLGGPNRDRVLQHLVAGHPLLIPYDEDSNHEPCQRKGHKAHWAVSAGQELALPAVGLQPAPGEQPAADGLLALAGCRWPNVCGARRRGARRPLWPGPAPQTTGPQSPARCGPEEPGHAGPGHRHHLRRLSPSVKQHRDWAGSLRPPAQKFLTRPPIHPVLPEPGHHPAPPKPVTISVEPADKVPLQGRLSSGIATCPPRCT, from the exons ATGGAAAAGAGTCGGCTCCTGAAGGAGGCCTTGGAGAAGGCAGGCCCAGTCCTCAAGGGCACAGAGGACATCAAGAGGCTCCTGAAGGTGCACAAGGACCG TTTCAGAGGTGACTTGCAGTGGATCCTCTTCTGTGCTGACCTGCCCTCCCTCATCCAGGAAGGCCCTCA GTGCGGACTGGTGGCCTTGTGGATGGCGGGCATGCTCCTGGCATCCCCCAGCGGCACTCCCCTGGAGAGCCTCATGCAGGTGGCCAAGGACAGAGGCTACACCGCCCAGGGGGAGATGTTCTCGG TGGCTGACATGGGCCGCCTGGCCCAGGAGGTGCTGGGCTGCCAGGCTGAGCTGCTCTGCGGCGGCCTGGGTGGTCCCAACAGAGACCGCGTCCTGCAGCACCTTGTCGCCGGACACCCCCTGCTCATCCC CTACGACGAGGACTCCAACCACGAGCCGTGTCAGAGGAAGGGCCACAAGGCCCACTGGGCAGTGAGTGCAG GGCAAGAGTTGGCACTACCAGCTGTGGGACTACAACCAGCTCCGGGAGAGCAACCTGCAGCTGACGGACTTCTCGCCCTCGCGGGCTGCCGATGGCCGAATGTATGTGGTGCCCGCCGGCGGGGTGCGCGCCGGCCTCTGTGGCCAGGCCCTGCTCCTCAGACCACGGGACCCCAGTCACCAGCCCGCTGCGGCCCTGAAGAGCCAGGCCACGCAGGGCCTGGGCACCGCCACCATTTGAGGAGACTGTCACCTTCTGTGAAGCAGCACAGGGATTGGGCTGGATCTCTGAGGCCACCAGCCCAGAAATTCCTCACGCGGCCCCCCATTCATCCAGTCCTGCCCGAACCTGGACATCATCCTGCTCCCCCCAAGCCTGTCACCATCAGTGTGGAGCCAGCAGACAAGGTCCCTCTCCAGGGGAGACTCAGCTCAGGCATCGCGACCTGCCCGCCCCGCTGCACCTGA